The following are encoded together in the Gordonia insulae genome:
- a CDS encoding asparaginase, with the protein MTPGSTSTAPSGIRIVLITTGGTIAAQTTADGAVPRLSADDLRPASTRAEVDTVDLMSVDSSAMTVADQFAIVAAIVEAQADPGVDGVVITHGTDTLEESAYLADLFVTDDRPVVFTGAQFPADTPASDGPANVEAAFVAATDPANRGRGVLVALGGEIRSARGIFKGSTTHAAAFDNVHDDLPRRRVDHPLSRVRSARVDTFALYPGVSPGIIAAAVSQQASGIVLAATGSGNTHPDITAEVNAAVRAGIVVVVTSRVPYGAVDPTYGGGGGAVDLERAGAIVSRWLRAPQARMALLALLSTGATADEVREFFRTVGPD; encoded by the coding sequence ATGACTCCGGGTTCGACCTCGACCGCGCCGTCGGGCATCCGCATCGTCCTGATCACCACCGGAGGGACCATCGCGGCGCAGACCACCGCCGACGGTGCCGTGCCCCGGCTGTCCGCCGACGATCTCCGGCCCGCCTCGACCCGGGCCGAGGTCGACACGGTCGACCTGATGTCGGTGGACAGCTCCGCGATGACCGTGGCCGACCAGTTCGCGATCGTCGCAGCGATCGTCGAGGCGCAGGCCGACCCCGGCGTCGACGGCGTGGTGATCACCCACGGCACCGACACGCTCGAGGAGAGTGCGTACCTGGCCGATCTCTTCGTCACCGACGACCGCCCGGTGGTGTTCACCGGGGCCCAGTTCCCGGCGGACACCCCGGCGTCGGACGGCCCGGCCAACGTCGAGGCGGCGTTCGTGGCTGCCACCGACCCCGCCAATCGTGGACGCGGGGTGCTGGTGGCACTCGGCGGCGAGATCCGTTCGGCTCGAGGCATCTTCAAGGGATCGACGACGCACGCGGCGGCGTTCGACAATGTGCACGACGATCTCCCGCGGCGACGTGTCGATCACCCGCTGTCGCGTGTGCGATCGGCCCGGGTCGACACGTTCGCGCTCTATCCGGGCGTGTCGCCGGGGATCATCGCGGCCGCGGTGTCCCAGCAGGCGTCGGGCATCGTCCTGGCCGCGACCGGTTCGGGAAACACCCATCCGGACATCACCGCCGAGGTCAACGCCGCCGTCCGCGCAGGCATCGTGGTGGTGGTGACGTCCCGCGTCCCCTACGGCGCGGTGGATCCCACCTACGGCGGTGGTGGCGGGGCGGTGGATCTGGAACGGGCGGGTGCCATCGTGTCGCGCTGGCTGCGGGCACCTCAGGCTCGGATGGCCCTGCTCGCGCTGCTGTCGACGGGTGCGACCGCCGACGAGGTCCGGGAGTTCTTCCGCACCGTCGGGCCGGACTGA
- the lspA gene encoding signal peptidase II — MSQPTPGPVDGGEPTDAEQRRPSGTDDTHRRPAATDTGRRYSVVWTLLAIAAGVIALDVLTKSIAVANLDPMRPVHIIGDVVTLRLVRNSGAAFSVASGYTWVLTIVALVVVIGIVRYSSRLRSAWWILGLGLVLGGAMGNLADRIFRSPGPLRGHVVDFVSVGWWPVFNVADSAVVCGAVLLVILSLLGFEYDGSRTGWAARHDHDDQPASAGDADA, encoded by the coding sequence ATGAGCCAACCGACACCGGGGCCGGTCGACGGGGGTGAACCGACGGACGCCGAGCAAAGGCGACCCTCGGGCACCGACGACACGCACCGGAGGCCGGCCGCGACGGACACGGGGCGCAGGTACAGCGTGGTGTGGACGCTGCTGGCCATCGCGGCGGGCGTCATCGCGCTCGACGTGCTCACCAAGTCGATCGCGGTGGCCAACCTCGACCCGATGCGGCCCGTGCACATCATCGGCGACGTCGTGACCCTGCGGCTGGTCCGCAACAGCGGGGCGGCCTTCTCGGTGGCGTCCGGCTACACGTGGGTGTTGACCATCGTCGCGCTGGTGGTGGTGATCGGCATCGTGCGTTACAGCAGCCGGTTGCGGTCGGCGTGGTGGATTCTCGGTCTGGGCCTGGTGCTCGGCGGTGCGATGGGCAACCTGGCCGACCGGATCTTCCGTTCGCCCGGTCCGCTGCGCGGTCACGTCGTCGACTTCGTGTCGGTCGGGTGGTGGCCGGTCTTCAACGTCGCCGACTCCGCAGTGGTGTGTGGCGCCGTGTTGTTGGTGATCTTGTCCCTGTTGGGATTCGAATACGACGGCTCGCGGACCGGCTGGGCCGCCCGGCACGACCACGACGACCAGCCGGCGTCGGCGGGGGACGCCGATGCGTGA
- a CDS encoding RluA family pseudouridine synthase gives MRESRSMPVPDGLDGMRLDAGVSRILGLSRTVVATLAEDGDVTVDGVAVGKSHKLAAGSWLDVTLPEPAQPLRVEPTPVEDLEVIYHDSDIIVVDKPVGVAAHPSQGWTGPTVVGALEAAGYRISTSGASERQGIVSRLDVGTSGVMVLAVSERAYSLLKRAFRDRDVDKGYHALVQGHLDPPSGTIDAPIGRHRGSDWKFAVTANGKPSVTHYDTLEMFASASLLDIHLETGRTHQIRVHFSALHHPCCGDLTYGADPVLAERLGLVRQWLHARSLAFAHPADGRRVEFTSPYPADLQHALDLLRES, from the coding sequence ATGCGTGAGTCGCGATCCATGCCGGTTCCCGACGGACTCGACGGTATGCGGCTCGACGCCGGGGTGTCGCGCATCCTCGGGCTGTCCCGGACGGTCGTCGCGACGCTTGCAGAGGACGGCGACGTCACCGTGGACGGTGTGGCGGTGGGCAAGTCCCACAAACTGGCCGCGGGCAGCTGGCTGGACGTGACCCTGCCCGAACCGGCGCAACCGCTGCGGGTGGAGCCGACACCGGTCGAGGACCTCGAGGTCATCTACCACGACTCCGACATCATCGTCGTCGACAAGCCGGTCGGCGTGGCCGCGCATCCGTCGCAGGGGTGGACGGGGCCGACCGTCGTGGGAGCCCTGGAGGCGGCGGGCTACCGCATCTCCACGTCGGGGGCCTCGGAGCGGCAGGGCATCGTGTCCCGCCTCGACGTCGGCACGTCCGGCGTCATGGTCCTCGCGGTGTCCGAACGCGCCTACTCGCTGCTGAAGCGGGCCTTCCGGGACCGCGACGTCGACAAGGGCTACCACGCCCTGGTGCAGGGCCACCTCGATCCGCCGTCGGGCACCATCGATGCGCCGATCGGCCGTCACCGAGGCAGCGACTGGAAGTTCGCGGTCACCGCGAACGGCAAGCCCAGCGTCACGCACTACGACACGCTGGAGATGTTCGCCTCCGCGTCATTGCTCGACATCCACCTGGAGACCGGGCGCACCCACCAGATCCGCGTGCATTTCTCCGCGCTGCACCACCCCTGTTGCGGTGATCTGACCTACGGCGCCGATCCGGTGCTGGCCGAACGGCTCGGTCTGGTGCGTCAGTGGCTGCACGCGCGTTCGCTCGCCTTCGCCCATCCGGCAGACGGCCGCCGGGTGGAGTTCACCAGCCCGTATCCGGCCGATCTGCAGCACGCGCTGGACCTGTTGCGCGAGTCCTGA
- the dnaE gene encoding DNA polymerase III subunit alpha, producing the protein MSNSFVHLHNHTEYSMLDGAAKVAPLFAEAKRLEMTAIGMTDHGNMFGASEFYNTAIKNDIKPIIGIEAYIAPGSRFDTKRVTWGTRDQKSDDVSGSGAYTHMTMVAENAAGLRNLFKLSSLASIEGQLGKWSRMDADLIAQYADGIIATTGCPSGEVQTRLRLGHEREALEAAAKWQEIFGKDNFYLELMEHGLEIERRVRDGLLDIGRKLGIKPIVTNDCHYVTKDHAASHEALLCVQTGKTLSDPTRFKFDGDGYYLKSAAEMREQWDSIVPGACDNTLEIGERVQSYADVFTHHDRMPIFPVPEGETQQTWLRKEVAGGLQRRFPDAPVPEDYLNRANYELDVIIQMGFPAYFLVVGDLIRHALEVGIRVGPGRGSAAGSLVAWALGITNIDPIPHGLLFERFLNPERVSMPDIDIDFDDRRRGDMVRYATERWGSDKVAQVITFGTIKTKAAIKDSARVQFGQPGFAIADRITKALPPPIMAKDISVSGITDPQHERYNEASEVRALIETDPDVKRIYDTALGLEGLIRNAGVHACAVIMSSEPLTDAIPVWKRAQDGAIITGWDYPSCEAIGLLKMDFLGLRNLTVIGDALENIQSNRGIDLDLDTLPLEDPKTYELLARGDTLGVFQLDGGAMRELLKMMQPTGFEDIVAVLALYRPGPMGVNAHTDYAKRKNGLQQIRPIHPELEEPLKEILSETYGLIVYQEQIMQIAQKVAGYSLGQADLLRRAMGKKKKEILDEAYDGFAEGMRTNGFSQAAITALWDTVLPFAGYAFNKSHAAGYGLVSFWTAYLKANYPAEYMAGLLTSVGDDKDKAAIYLADCRKLGITVLPPDVNESQRNFAAVGKDIRFGLAAIRNVGTGVVSSILAAREEKGKFTNFSDYLGKIDVTACSKKVTESLIKAGAFDSLSHPRKGLFLVHTDAVESVIGTKKAEAIGQFDLFGGAGADDAAVDNSLADVFAVKVPDEEWDSKHKLALEREMLGLYVSDHPLAGVAHAIAAQTDTSITALLEGTVPDGAQITIGGIISSVNRRVNKKGEPYAVVTLEDMVGGVEVYFFPRSFQVYGLDIVADNIVLIKARVNVRDDSTMISANDLAVPDLAVVGTAKPVALTLSARSCTPDRVQALKQVLTRHPGTADVHVTLVSEQNSTVLRLTEALRVTPSSALMGDLKALLGPSCMSG; encoded by the coding sequence ATGTCCAACTCGTTCGTTCACCTGCACAACCACACCGAGTACTCCATGCTGGACGGTGCGGCCAAGGTGGCGCCGCTGTTCGCCGAGGCCAAGCGTCTCGAGATGACCGCGATCGGCATGACCGACCACGGCAACATGTTCGGCGCGAGCGAGTTCTACAACACCGCCATCAAGAACGACATCAAGCCGATCATCGGCATCGAGGCCTATATCGCTCCCGGATCGCGGTTCGACACCAAGCGCGTCACGTGGGGTACCCGTGACCAGAAGAGCGACGACGTGTCGGGCAGCGGCGCCTACACGCACATGACGATGGTCGCCGAGAACGCGGCCGGCCTGCGCAACCTGTTCAAGCTGTCGTCGCTCGCCTCCATCGAGGGCCAGCTCGGCAAATGGTCCCGGATGGATGCCGACCTCATCGCGCAGTACGCCGACGGGATCATCGCCACCACGGGCTGCCCGTCGGGTGAGGTGCAGACCCGCCTGCGTCTGGGGCACGAGCGCGAGGCCCTCGAGGCCGCGGCGAAGTGGCAGGAGATCTTCGGCAAGGACAACTTCTACCTCGAGCTGATGGAGCACGGCCTCGAGATCGAGCGGCGGGTGCGCGACGGTCTGCTCGACATCGGCCGCAAGCTCGGCATCAAGCCGATCGTCACCAACGACTGCCACTACGTGACCAAGGACCACGCAGCCAGTCACGAGGCCCTGCTGTGTGTGCAGACGGGCAAGACCCTCTCGGATCCGACGCGCTTCAAGTTCGACGGCGACGGCTACTACCTGAAGTCCGCCGCGGAGATGCGCGAGCAATGGGATTCGATCGTTCCCGGTGCGTGCGACAACACCCTCGAGATCGGCGAACGGGTGCAGAGTTACGCCGACGTCTTCACCCACCACGACCGGATGCCCATCTTCCCGGTGCCCGAGGGGGAGACGCAGCAGACCTGGCTGCGTAAAGAGGTCGCGGGCGGCCTGCAGCGTCGCTTCCCGGACGCACCCGTCCCGGAGGACTATCTGAATCGGGCGAACTACGAGCTCGACGTCATCATCCAGATGGGGTTCCCGGCCTACTTCCTCGTCGTCGGCGACCTGATCCGGCACGCACTGGAGGTCGGCATCCGCGTCGGACCGGGCCGAGGTTCGGCGGCCGGATCGCTGGTGGCGTGGGCCCTCGGTATCACCAATATCGACCCGATCCCGCACGGCCTGCTGTTCGAGCGATTCCTCAACCCCGAGCGTGTGTCGATGCCCGACATCGACATCGACTTCGACGACCGCCGGCGGGGCGACATGGTCCGCTACGCCACCGAACGTTGGGGCAGCGACAAGGTCGCCCAGGTCATCACCTTCGGCACCATCAAGACCAAGGCCGCCATCAAGGACTCGGCCCGCGTGCAGTTCGGCCAACCCGGCTTCGCCATCGCCGACCGGATCACCAAGGCGCTGCCGCCGCCCATCATGGCCAAGGACATCTCGGTGTCCGGTATCACCGATCCGCAGCACGAGCGCTACAACGAGGCCTCCGAGGTCCGTGCACTGATCGAGACCGACCCCGACGTCAAGCGGATCTACGACACCGCCCTCGGTCTCGAGGGCCTGATCCGCAATGCAGGCGTGCACGCCTGTGCGGTGATCATGTCGTCGGAGCCGCTCACCGACGCCATCCCGGTGTGGAAGCGCGCCCAGGACGGCGCCATCATCACCGGTTGGGACTACCCGTCGTGTGAGGCCATCGGCCTGCTGAAGATGGACTTCCTCGGGCTGCGCAACCTGACGGTCATCGGTGACGCGCTGGAGAACATCCAGAGCAACCGCGGCATCGACCTCGACCTCGACACGCTGCCGCTCGAGGACCCGAAGACCTACGAACTCCTCGCGCGCGGCGACACACTCGGTGTGTTCCAGCTCGACGGCGGCGCGATGCGCGAACTGCTGAAGATGATGCAGCCCACCGGCTTCGAGGACATCGTCGCGGTGCTGGCGCTCTACCGGCCGGGTCCGATGGGCGTGAACGCGCACACCGACTACGCCAAACGCAAGAACGGGCTGCAGCAGATCCGACCGATCCATCCCGAGCTCGAGGAGCCGCTCAAGGAGATCCTCTCCGAGACCTACGGCCTGATCGTGTATCAGGAGCAGATCATGCAGATCGCGCAGAAGGTCGCCGGGTACTCGCTCGGTCAGGCCGACCTGCTGCGTCGCGCCATGGGCAAGAAGAAGAAGGAGATCCTCGACGAGGCCTACGACGGGTTCGCCGAGGGGATGCGCACCAACGGGTTCTCACAAGCGGCGATCACAGCGCTGTGGGACACCGTGCTCCCGTTCGCGGGATACGCGTTCAACAAGTCGCACGCCGCCGGCTACGGACTCGTCTCGTTCTGGACCGCCTACCTCAAGGCGAACTATCCCGCCGAGTACATGGCCGGGCTGCTCACGTCCGTGGGCGACGACAAAGACAAGGCCGCGATCTACCTCGCGGACTGCCGCAAGCTGGGGATCACCGTCCTGCCGCCCGACGTCAACGAGTCGCAGCGCAACTTCGCCGCGGTCGGCAAGGACATCCGGTTCGGCCTCGCCGCCATCCGCAACGTGGGCACGGGCGTGGTGTCCTCGATCCTGGCCGCGCGCGAGGAGAAGGGGAAGTTCACCAATTTCTCCGACTACCTCGGCAAGATCGACGTCACCGCCTGCAGCAAGAAGGTCACCGAATCGCTCATCAAGGCCGGTGCCTTCGATTCGTTGAGCCACCCGCGCAAGGGCCTGTTCCTGGTCCACACCGACGCCGTCGAATCCGTCATCGGCACCAAGAAAGCCGAGGCCATCGGCCAGTTCGACCTCTTCGGCGGGGCCGGCGCGGACGATGCGGCCGTGGACAACAGCCTCGCCGATGTGTTCGCGGTCAAGGTGCCGGACGAGGAGTGGGACTCCAAGCACAAGCTGGCGCTCGAGCGCGAGATGCTCGGCCTCTACGTCTCCGATCACCCCCTGGCCGGCGTGGCGCATGCCATCGCGGCCCAGACCGACACGTCGATCACCGCTCTGCTCGAGGGCACGGTGCCCGACGGTGCGCAGATCACCATCGGCGGCATCATCTCGTCGGTGAACCGGCGCGTGAACAAGAAGGGTGAGCCCTACGCGGTCGTCACCCTCGAGGACATGGTCGGTGGCGTCGAGGTCTACTTCTTCCCCCGGTCGTTCCAGGTCTACGGTCTCGACATCGTGGCCGACAACATCGTGCTCATCAAGGCGCGCGTGAACGTCCGGGACGACAGCACGATGATCAGCGCCAACGATCTGGCCGTTCCCGATCTGGCCGTGGTCGGCACCGCGAAACCGGTTGCGCTGACACTGAGCGCGCGATCGTGCACACCCGACCGCGTACAGGCCCTCAAACAGGTCCTCACCCGGCACCCGGGCACCGCGGACGTGCACGTGACCCTCGTCAGCGAGCAGAACTCGACGGTCCTGCGGCTCACCGAGGCGCTGCGCGTCACGCCGAGTTCGGCCCTGATGGGCGACCTGAAAGCGCTGCTCGGGCCCAGCTGTATGTCCGGCTGA
- a CDS encoding SMP-30/gluconolactonase/LRE family protein, translating into MFGRTSPDHTIVHSSASADPDRGRAAPRPPRRRPGRRLGVSAAVVALTAGLLAAIGPATAGAAPTCAGAGQAPRLVGAVPGAALEGLTVDAAGRLYTTDLLTGRVFRLGAPGARAVPIARVPDGGAGALAWARDGALLVGYGADARVVVGDSLRHAGIARLNVGTLALRPWVRGLSAANGMDVSANGIVYATNDFGNLIGRVYPNGAVQANWGFLPSANGAVLGRDDRWLYVSRTFTNPGVSRISTSNPRVVQSLLNLGGDITATPDGLTLDARDRPVVPFNAAGQIVRITSPGRYCVLASGLGLSSVLSYGRGDRGFSSGHLYRAGFDGRIYEIPGGFDRGATAAHP; encoded by the coding sequence ATGTTCGGACGTACCAGCCCCGATCACACCATCGTGCACTCGTCGGCATCGGCCGACCCCGACCGCGGGCGAGCCGCCCCTCGACCACCGCGCCGCCGACCCGGTCGCCGACTCGGGGTGAGCGCGGCGGTCGTCGCGCTCACCGCGGGATTGCTGGCGGCGATCGGACCTGCGACCGCCGGCGCCGCGCCCACCTGCGCCGGCGCGGGTCAGGCGCCCCGCCTGGTCGGCGCCGTCCCGGGAGCGGCGCTCGAAGGGCTGACCGTCGACGCGGCGGGCCGGCTCTACACCACCGATCTGCTCACCGGACGCGTGTTCCGGCTGGGCGCACCCGGTGCCCGGGCGGTGCCGATCGCCCGCGTCCCCGACGGCGGGGCCGGCGCTCTGGCCTGGGCCCGCGACGGCGCGCTGCTCGTCGGGTACGGCGCCGACGCCCGGGTCGTCGTCGGGGATTCGCTGCGGCACGCCGGCATCGCGCGGCTCAACGTCGGCACCCTGGCGCTGCGACCCTGGGTGCGCGGATTGTCGGCGGCCAATGGCATGGACGTGTCGGCGAACGGAATCGTTTACGCCACCAACGACTTCGGCAACCTCATCGGGCGCGTGTACCCCAACGGTGCGGTGCAGGCGAACTGGGGATTCCTGCCGAGCGCCAACGGCGCGGTGCTCGGTCGTGACGACCGGTGGCTGTACGTGTCACGCACCTTCACCAACCCCGGGGTGAGTCGCATCTCGACGTCCAACCCGCGCGTGGTGCAGAGCCTGCTGAATCTGGGCGGGGACATCACCGCCACACCGGACGGATTGACGCTCGATGCGCGTGATCGTCCGGTGGTTCCGTTCAATGCCGCCGGACAGATCGTCCGGATCACGTCGCCGGGACGGTATTGCGTGCTGGCCTCGGGGCTCGGCCTCTCCAGCGTGCTGTCCTACGGGCGGGGCGATCGCGGCTTCTCGTCGGGTCATCTGTATCGGGCCGGATTCGACGGACGGATCTACGAGATCCCGGGCGGATTCGATCGGGGTGCGACGGCCGCTCACCCGTGA
- the ilvA gene encoding threonine ammonia-lyase IlvA — protein sequence MDDVSTQQAPVHQHGHTLSGDTIAASVARIADAVARTPIEEAPRLSAAVGAQVFLKREDLQTVRSYKIRGAYNVMAQLSEEELSRGVVAASAGNHAQGVAYACRAMQVPGRIYVPTTTPKQKRDRIRWHGGDFVELISVGETYDAAAAAAQSDVMRTGASWIHAFDDPRTAAGQGTIAYEIVEQLGRVPDVIVAPVGGGGCLAGVATYLRSRSDDVAIVGVEPTGAVSLTAALAAGGPITLETIDPFVDGAAVKRIGTIGYSVMADFGATITDHPVLPVVAPEPAVEVFPDGVRHVPRPGSTHITHVDEGAICSTMLGLYQNEGIIAEPAGALAVTALDSLDLPPDAIVVCLISGGNNDVSRYGEIIERSLVHQGLKHYFLVDFPQEPGALRRFLDEVLGPDDDITLFEYVKRNNREIGAALVGVELGEPEGLAGLMDRMSHSRLHCERLEPGTPAYDYLT from the coding sequence ATGGACGACGTGAGTACCCAGCAGGCACCGGTTCATCAGCACGGACACACGTTGAGCGGCGACACGATCGCCGCGTCCGTCGCACGAATCGCCGATGCCGTCGCGCGGACCCCGATCGAAGAAGCGCCGCGCCTCTCGGCGGCGGTGGGCGCGCAGGTCTTCCTCAAACGTGAGGACCTGCAAACCGTGCGGTCATACAAGATCCGTGGCGCGTACAACGTGATGGCCCAACTCTCCGAGGAGGAGCTCTCGCGCGGAGTGGTCGCGGCCAGCGCCGGCAACCACGCCCAGGGGGTCGCGTACGCCTGCCGCGCCATGCAGGTGCCCGGCCGGATCTACGTCCCGACCACCACCCCGAAACAGAAGCGCGACCGAATCCGTTGGCATGGGGGCGATTTCGTCGAGCTGATTTCCGTCGGCGAGACCTACGACGCGGCTGCGGCGGCGGCGCAGTCCGATGTCATGCGCACCGGTGCCTCCTGGATCCATGCGTTCGACGACCCGCGCACCGCCGCGGGGCAGGGGACCATCGCCTACGAGATCGTCGAGCAGCTCGGCCGTGTGCCGGACGTGATCGTCGCACCTGTCGGTGGTGGCGGCTGCCTCGCCGGAGTGGCGACGTACCTGCGGTCCCGTTCCGACGATGTCGCGATTGTCGGGGTCGAACCGACCGGCGCCGTGTCGTTGACGGCGGCACTGGCGGCCGGTGGACCGATCACCCTCGAGACGATCGACCCGTTCGTCGACGGCGCGGCCGTGAAACGGATCGGCACCATCGGGTACAGCGTGATGGCCGACTTCGGCGCGACCATCACCGATCATCCCGTGCTGCCCGTCGTCGCACCCGAGCCCGCGGTCGAGGTGTTCCCCGACGGCGTTCGTCACGTGCCGCGCCCGGGCAGCACACACATCACCCACGTCGACGAGGGCGCCATCTGCTCGACGATGCTGGGGCTGTACCAGAACGAGGGCATCATCGCCGAGCCCGCCGGGGCGCTCGCGGTCACCGCGTTGGATTCCCTCGACCTGCCGCCCGACGCGATCGTCGTCTGCCTGATCTCCGGCGGCAACAACGACGTGTCGCGCTATGGGGAGATCATCGAGCGGTCCCTGGTGCATCAGGGACTCAAGCACTACTTCCTGGTGGACTTCCCCCAGGAGCCCGGTGCGCTGCGGCGCTTCCTCGACGAGGTGCTCGGCCCCGACGATGACATCACCCTGTTCGAATACGTCAAGCGCAACAACCGGGAGATCGGTGCGGCACTTGTCGGAGTCGAGCTCGGTGAGCCGGAAGGCCTTGCGGGACTGATGGATCGGATGTCGCACTCCCGGCTGCACTGCGAGCGCCTCGAGCCGGGCACCCCGGCATACGACTACCTGACCTGA
- the treZ gene encoding malto-oligosyltrehalose trehalohydrolase: MTDEPVTDELVAADTLTGTSDQGGEIPTFAISARPFHPPATLDDIRVWAPTAETVSLLAATAGGDEARTPMRRDPADHEWWIPADDHPGADPHPDAAAAAAAEVRYRFIVDGGDPTPDPRSVWLPDGVHGASALHRVDESRWTDGDWPGVDVRGAVLYELHIGTFTPDGTFDSAIERLDHLVELGVDVVEVMPINAFNGTYGWGYDGVAWYAVHEPYGGPDGFARFVDACHHRGLGVVLDVVYNHLGPSGNYLPRFGPYLSEGITSWGSSVNLSGPDSDEVRAFIIGNALRWFRDFHVDGLRLDAVHALVDHRAVHLLEELAVATDELAAELGRPLSLIAESDLNDPRLILPRNRGGLGLTAQWDDDIHHAIHTAVSGERQGYYADFGSLGALAKVLRGGFFHDGTYSSFRRRHHGRPVPTDLVPADTLLAYTCNHDQIGNRAVGDRPSANLTGGQLAIKAALVLLSPFTPMLFMGEEWAADTPFAFFTSHPEPELGEAVRTGRRGEFAEHGWDAAEVPDPQDPATFTSSRLDWTELDEPTHRRMLAFYRDLIALRRTEDEFRHNDFASVGTAFDEDAGWFTMYRGNWAVVCTLTAADTVVPVDLSPVLWWSEPTADDGRLHVPGHDVVIGQVR; encoded by the coding sequence GTGACCGATGAGCCTGTGACCGATGAGTTGGTGGCTGCGGACACCTTAACTGGGACGAGCGACCAGGGTGGGGAAATCCCCACCTTTGCGATCTCCGCGCGTCCCTTCCACCCACCCGCCACCCTGGACGACATCCGCGTGTGGGCGCCGACGGCCGAGACGGTCTCGCTCCTCGCCGCGACGGCCGGCGGTGACGAGGCCCGGACACCCATGCGACGTGACCCCGCGGACCACGAGTGGTGGATTCCGGCGGACGATCACCCTGGCGCCGACCCGCATCCCGACGCGGCCGCGGCCGCGGCCGCGGAGGTGCGCTACCGATTCATCGTCGACGGCGGTGACCCGACCCCCGATCCACGATCGGTGTGGCTACCCGACGGGGTGCACGGTGCGTCGGCGCTGCACCGCGTCGACGAATCCCGGTGGACCGACGGCGACTGGCCGGGGGTCGACGTGCGCGGCGCGGTCCTCTACGAACTGCACATCGGGACGTTCACACCCGACGGCACGTTCGACTCGGCCATCGAGCGGCTCGACCACCTGGTCGAGCTCGGGGTCGACGTCGTCGAGGTCATGCCGATCAACGCGTTCAACGGCACGTACGGGTGGGGTTACGACGGGGTCGCGTGGTACGCCGTGCACGAGCCGTACGGCGGGCCGGACGGATTCGCACGTTTTGTCGACGCATGCCATCACCGCGGGCTCGGTGTCGTGCTCGATGTGGTCTACAACCATCTCGGGCCGTCGGGCAACTACCTGCCGCGGTTCGGGCCGTATCTCTCGGAGGGCATCACCAGCTGGGGATCGTCGGTCAATCTCTCCGGCCCCGACTCCGACGAGGTGCGTGCCTTCATCATCGGCAATGCGCTGCGCTGGTTCCGCGACTTCCACGTCGACGGGTTGCGCCTGGATGCGGTCCACGCGCTGGTCGATCACCGCGCCGTGCATCTGCTCGAGGAGCTGGCGGTGGCCACCGACGAGCTGGCCGCCGAGCTCGGGCGGCCGCTGTCGCTGATCGCAGAGAGCGACCTCAACGATCCCCGGCTGATCCTGCCGCGGAACCGCGGTGGCCTCGGCCTGACCGCCCAGTGGGACGACGACATCCATCACGCGATCCACACCGCGGTCTCCGGCGAACGGCAGGGCTACTACGCGGACTTCGGCAGCCTCGGGGCCCTGGCGAAGGTGTTGCGCGGCGGCTTCTTCCACGACGGGACGTACTCGTCGTTCCGGCGCAGGCATCACGGTCGCCCGGTACCCACCGACCTCGTCCCGGCCGATACCCTGCTCGCCTACACCTGCAATCACGACCAGATCGGCAACCGCGCCGTCGGCGACCGACCGTCGGCGAATCTCACCGGCGGTCAACTCGCCATCAAGGCGGCACTCGTGCTGCTGTCGCCGTTCACGCCGATGCTGTTCATGGGTGAGGAGTGGGCCGCCGACACCCCGTTCGCATTCTTCACCTCGCACCCCGAACCGGAGCTGGGCGAGGCCGTGCGCACCGGTCGTCGCGGCGAGTTCGCCGAGCACGGCTGGGACGCGGCCGAGGTGCCCGACCCCCAGGACCCCGCCACCTTCACGAGCTCGCGGCTGGACTGGACCGAGCTCGACGAACCCACGCACCGCCGGATGCTGGCGTTCTACCGGGACCTGATCGCATTGCGCCGCACCGAGGACGAGTTCCGCCACAACGATTTCGCCTCGGTCGGTACGGCGTTCGACGAGGACGCCGGCTGGTTCACCATGTACCGCGGCAACTGGGCGGTGGTCTGCACCCTCACCGCGGCGGACACGGTGGTGCCGGTCGACCTGTCGCCCGTGCTGTGGTGGTCGGAGCCCACCGCCGACGACGGTCGGCTACACGTACCGGGGCACGACGTGGTGATCGGTCAGGTCAGGTAG